Proteins encoded in a region of the Vitis riparia cultivar Riparia Gloire de Montpellier isolate 1030 chromosome 7, EGFV_Vit.rip_1.0, whole genome shotgun sequence genome:
- the LOC117917429 gene encoding short-chain dehydrogenase RED1, which yields MEYYDRQVVLITGCSEGGIGHALARAFAEEKCLVVATSRSLPSMADLDHDSRFFLQELDVLSEESVHHVLSSVLEKFGRIDVLVNNAGIQCVGPLAEIPLSAIENTFNTNVFGSMRLIQAVIPHMASRRKGKIVNIGSVTVLGPGPWAGGYTASKAALHSLTDTLRLELRPFGIDVINVAPGAVKSNIGNSALASYNRMPEWKLYKPFEAAIRERTNFSQGPKSTPSEEFAKKTVAAVLKKNPPAWFSYGHYSTIMAIMYHLPLFIRDFILRLAMKC from the exons ATGGAATACTACGATCGCCAGGTGGTTCTCATCACCGGCTGCTCCGAGGGCGGCATTGGTCACGCACTCGCACGCGCCTTCGCGGAGGAGAAGTGTCTGGTGGTGGCGACGAGTCGGTCGCTGCCGTCGATGGCGGATCTAGACCACGATTCTAGGTTTTTTCTCCAGGAGCTGGACGTTTTGTCAGAGGAGAGCGTCCACCATGTGTTGTCGAGTGTGCTTGAGAAATTTGGGCGGATCGATGTTCTGGTTAACAACGCTGGGATTCAATGCGTTGGGCCTCTCGCTGAAATTCCTCTCTCTGCGATAGAGAACACCTTTAATACCAATGTCTTTG GTTCCATGAGATTGATTCAAGCTGTTATCCCTCACATGGCATCTAGGAGAAAGGGAAAGATTGTAAATATTGGAAGTGTTACTGTTTTGGGCCCGGGACCATGGGCAGGTGGTTACACTGCATCTAAAGCTGCTCTTCATTCACTAACTGATACCTTGAG ATTGGAACTCCGGCCTTTTGGGATCGACGTGATTAATGTTGCTCCAGGAGCTGTTAAGTCAAACATTGGAAACTCTGCATTAGCCAGCTACAACAGGATGCCTGAGTGGAAATTATACAAGCCATTTGAAGCAGCTATACGAGAGAGAACCAACTTTTCACAAGGCCCCAAGTCTACACCTTCAGAAGAGTTTGCAAAGAAGACTGTAGCTGCTGTTCTGAAGAAGAATCCACCAGCTTGGTTCTCATATGGCCATTACTCCACCATAATGGCAATCATGTACCATCTACCTCTCTTTATTAGAGATTTCATACTCAGGTTAGCAATGAAATGCTAG
- the LOC117919163 gene encoding CID domain-containing protein 1, with translation MNSVFSEQILADKLSKLNSTQQCIETLSHWCIFHRSKAELVVATWDKQFHSSEMAQKVPLLYLANDILQNSKRKGNEFVSEFWKVLPAALKAVVEKGDDHGKNVVSRLVHIWEERRVFGSRAQSLNDVMLGEELPPPLEFSKKRSRSVKIVRRDMRSIRTKLSIGGSAEKIVSAFHVVLSDQSTEDAEMNKCKSAVHHVRKMERDVDTACLNAKDPKRKTLAKELEDEEDVLKQCIEKLKLVEANREALVSQLKEALHEQESELENIRTQMQVAHAQAEEASNMRKRLNDENFTVAKPSHATSPLEANAKVGQASKRTAADIAAEVADKLTASSSSQLIMTSVLSTFAAEEAKNASLTKTSTVSNSFTPMPSNSKPENSMPVSDPNVFMSTQTLTAPPNQPYQSVIIAPPTMQSQTPTSQTQYHMLPNPPSQQYLQPSGGIMNPYGYGSIPPLPPGPPPPPSTLHMVNPMAPLPQQQSIPLVQQPALLTHHQPMPLTQQPPAPPSFRPLQLPGMVYYGLPHHSQ, from the exons ATGAATAGCGTTTTTAGTGAACAGATTCTGGCAGATAAGCTTTCCAAGCTCAACAGCACTCAACAGTGTATCGAAA CGTTATCACATTGGTGTATTTTTCACCGGAGCAAAGCAGAACTAGTTGTTGCAACATGGGACAAACAGTTTCACAGTTCAGAAATGGCTCAGAAAGTTCCCCTTTTGTACCTTGCAAATGATATTCTACAGAACAGTAAACGTAAAGGGAACGAATTTGTTAGTGAGTTTTGGAAGGTTCTTCCTGCAGCACTTAAGGCCGTTGTCGAGAAAGGCGATGATCATGGAAAGAACGTGGTCTCTCGATTG GTTCATATATGGGAAGAAAGGAGAGTGTTTGGATCCCGTGCACAGAGTCTCAATGATGTAATGCTTGGGGAAGAACTGCCTCCACCCTTGGAATTCAGCAAAAAACGTTCTCGTTCTGTCAAAATTGTAAGAAGGGATATGCGCTCCATAAGAACG AAATTATCTATTGGAGGGTCAGCAGAAAAAATAGTGTCTGCATTTCATGTGGTGCTTAGTGATCAATCCACTGAAGATGCTGAGATGAATAAATGCAAATCTGCTGTTCACCATGTGAGGAAGATGGAGAGAGATGTTGATACTGCATGTTTAAATG CAAAGGATCCCAAGCGAAAAACTTTGGCCAAAGAATTAGAGGATGAAGAAGATGTTCTAAAGCAGTGTATTGAGAAACTTAAATTAGTTGAAGCAAATAGAGAAGCCCTTGTATCTCAATTGAAAGAAGCGCTGCATGAACAG GAATCTGAACTGGAGAATATTCGCACTCAGATGCAG GTAGCACATGCACAGGCAGAGGAAGCCAGCAACATGCGGAAGCGGCTCAATGATGAAAACTTTACAGTGGCAAAACCATCCCATGCAACTTCACCATTAGAAGCAAATGCAAAAGTAGGCCAAGCATCCAAGAGGACAGCTGCAGATATAGCAGCTGAGGTTGCAGACAAGCTTACAGCTTCGAGCTCCTCTCAGTTGATCATGACTTCTGTTCTCTCAACATTTGCAGCTGAAGAGGCGAAGAATGCCAGTCTGACAAAGACCTCTACAGTATCAAATTCTTTCACACCCATGCCCAGCAATTCAAAACCAGAAAACTCCATGCCAGTTTCAGATCCCAATGTTTTTATGTCAACCCAGACCCTTACTGCTCCACCAAACCAACCATATCAATCAGTTATTATTGCCCCACCAACCATGCAGAGCCAGACCCCAACTTCTCAAACTCAGTATCATATGCTTCCCAATCCACCTTCCCAGCAATATTTGCAACCATCAGGAGGGATTATGAACCCATATGGTTATGGTAGCATTCCGCCCTTGCCACCAGGGCCACCTCCACCCCCATCTACACTACATATGGTGAATCCAATGGCTCCTTTGCCTCAGCAGCAATCAATACCATTGGTTCAGCAGCCAGCTCTATTAACTCATCATCAACCTATGCCCTTGACTCAGCAACCCCCAGCACCTCCCAGTTTCCGGCCGCTTCAGCTTCCTGGAATGGTGTATTATGGTCTCCCTCATCATTCTCAGTGA
- the LOC117917402 gene encoding 60S ribosomal protein L30: protein MVAGKKTKKTHESINNRLALVMKSGKYTLGYKTVLKSLRSSKGKLILISNNCPPLRKSEIEYYAMLAKVGVHHFNGNNVDLGTACGKYFRVSCLSIIDPGDSDIIKTLPGDH from the exons ATGGTGGCCGGAA AGAAGACCAAGAAGACTCATGAGAGCATCAACAACAGGCTTGCCCTCGTCATGAAGAGCGGCAAGTACACACTTGGGTACAAGACCGTGCTCAAATCTCTCAGAAGCTCGAAAg GAAAATTGATCCTCATTTCCAACAACTGTCCACCACTGAGGAAATCTGAGATCGAGTACTATGCCATGCTTGCAAAGGTTGGCGTTCACCACTTCAATGGAA ACAATGTTGACTTGGGAACAGCATGTGGCAAGTATTTCCGTGTATCTTGCCTGAGCATTATTGATCCAG GTGATTCTGATATCATCAAGACACTGCCTGGTGATCACTAA
- the LOC117917400 gene encoding apoptotic chromatin condensation inducer in the nucleus isoform X1 — protein sequence MSSPYQVLDNRPIDQWRVTELKEELKRRKLTTKGLKEDLVKRLDEVLRNERENAEEDVDNGFDHPPSPEAMNKAAEEALLVTKTDNEHVAISDYRNKKVDGATIQVDIDDSAAALVQRKDLEEITGGTDSMVDKKQDIHAISVKTSTMVSESVVSEKAQGGQEEQNNETQKERGASKPQPEEDSKSTHDDVMLKSSDPNNQVSEVSPVLGFQVKSDSISTDSVSINEKNELKDNIIADNVKLDLDVIKPEMVEPSSSSVVPDGGEMHPMDVEEPHEKKVPVEETDNNHATNADLNKKNDSADMGSSEKLNLDRSSGDDSMEEDILESKQIDSKYNSDEVGDRSEQTEVLVVKEEGHVNVVGDVPSADKKGIHVETKDRPVAPPEKRKLQDTAGGNIESSKRQRRWNAESLKVPEPLSSNLSPSTTPKDAFQATTLKRNFSRSDSTVSEDAPKERVVPPSPKPPTNSLRIDRFLRPFTLKAVQELLGKTGSVTSFWMDHIKTHCYVSYASVEEAMETRNAVYNLQWPSNGGRLLVAEFVDPQEVKMRVEAPQAPAAPVNVGPTVPPSPPAKQPQPPPRKQVTRQQLPPPPPLPPPPPLSNPPQTRERLPLPPPPPLPEKVDPPIVTLDDLFQKTKATPRIYYLPLSEEQVAAKLKAQGKNTKQSAGVACGKEGGSGRMMTAFWVFRRLLSLG from the exons ATGTCATCCCCTTATCAAGTTCTTGATAATCGGCCAATTGATCAGTGGAGAGTTACAGAGTTAAAAGAAGAACTCAAGAGACGAAAATTGACGACAAAGGGTTTGAAGGAGGATCTGGTTAAAAGGTTGGATGAAGTACTTCGTAATGAAAGGGAAAATGCCGAGGAGGATGTTGATAATGGTTTTGATCATCCTCCTTCACCTGAAGCCATGAACAAAGCTGCAGAGGAAGCGCTGCTTGTTACGAAAACTGATAATGAACATGTGGCTATTAGTGATTACAGAAACAAGAAAGTGGATGGTGCTACAATTCAGGTTGACATTGATGACAGTGCTGCTGCCTTGGTTCAAAGGAAAGATTTAGAGGAAATAACTGGTGGTACTGATTCTATGGTAGATAAGAAGCAAGATATTCATGCAATTTCTGTCAAAACCAGCACCATGGTTAGTGAGAGTGTGGTATCTGAAAAGGCACAGGGTGGGCAAGAGGAGCAGAACAATGAAACCCAGAAGGAGAGAGGGGCTTCAAAGCCCCAGCCGGAGGAGGATTCAAAGTCTACACATGATGATGTCATGCTCAAGTCTTCTGATCCAAACAACCAGGTATCTGAGGTCAGCCCTGTTTTAGGGTTTCAAGTAAAATCTGATTCTATTTCTACTGATTCTGTGTCaattaatgaaaagaatgaaCTAAAGGATAACATAATTGCTGATAATGTGAAATTAGACCTAGATGTTATTAAACCTGAGATGGTGGAACCATCATCCAGCAGTGTTGTACCAGATGGTGGCGAAATGCATCCAATGGATGTTGAAGAGCCACATGAGAAAAAAGTACCTGTTGAAGAAACAGATAACAACCATGCTACAAATGCGGACCTGAACAAGAAGAATGATAGTGCAGATATGGGATCTtcagagaaattgaatttagacaGAAGTTCTGGTGATGATTCCATGGAAGAGGATATATTAGAGAGTAAGCAAATCGATTCGAAGTATAATTCTGATGAAGTGGGGGACAGGAGTGAGCAAACTGAAGTGCTTGTTGTAAAGGAGGAAGGTCATGTTAATGTTGTGGGCGATGTTCCATCTGCTGACAAGAAAGGGATCCATGTCGAGACTAAGGACAGGCCTGTTGCACCCCCTGAGAAAAGGAAGCTTCAAG ATACAGCAGGTGGGAACATCGAGTCTTCAAAGAGACAACGCAGGTGGAATGCTGAAAGCCTCAAAGTTCCTGAACCACTAAGCTCTAATCTTTCTCCTTCCACAACACCTAAGGATGCTTTTCAGGCTACTACTTTAAAACGAAATTTCTCCAGATCTGATTCTACAGTCAGTGAGGATGCGCCTAAGGAACGTGTCG TTCCACCATCACCAAAACCTCCTACTAATTCCCTAAGAATTGATCGTTTCCTGCGTCCTTTTACCCTGAAAGCTGTGCAAGAACTCCTAGGAAAAACTGGAAGTGTCACCAGTTTCTGGATGGACCACATAAAAACACACTGCTATGTCTCT TATGCATCAGTGGAGGAAGCCATGGAGACACGAAATGCAGTATATAACCTACAATGGCCTTCAAATGGAGGACGCCTCCTGGTGGCTGAATTTGTTGACCCTCAAGAAGTCAAAATGCGGGTGGAGGCTCCTCAGGCTCCGGCTGCTCCTGTCAATGTTGGTCCTACTGTTCCTCCTTCACCACCTGCCAAGCAGCCTCAGCCTCCCCCTCGTAAGCAGGTTACACGGCAGCAGCTTCCACCCCCACCCCCTCTTCCACCTCCACCACCTTTGTCAAACCCACCCCAAACTAGGGAGCGGCTTCCtcttccacctccacctccactaCCTGAAAAAGTTGACCCTCCCATCGTAACACTGGATGATCTATTTCAGAAAACTAAAGCAACTCCTCGAATCTACTACCTACCCTTGTCTGAAGAACAAGTTGCTGCAAAACTTAAGGCACAGGGCAAAAACACAAAGCA GTCTGCAGGTGTTGCTTGTGGGAAGGAAGGAGGATCCGGTCGGATGATGACAGCATTTTGGGTTTTCCGAAGATTGCTTTCTTTGGGGTAG
- the LOC117917400 gene encoding apoptotic chromatin condensation inducer in the nucleus isoform X2 yields MSSPYQVLDNRPIDQWRVTELKEELKRRKLTTKGLKEDLVKRLDEVLRNERENAEEDVDNGFDHPPSPEAMNKAAEEALLVTKTDNEHVAISDYRNKKVDGATIQVDIDDSAAALVQRKDLEEITGGTDSMVDKKQDIHAISVKTSTMVSESVVSEKAQGGQEEQNNETQKERGASKPQPEEDSKSTHDDVMLKSSDPNNQVSEVSPVLGFQVKSDSISTDSVSINEKNELKDNIIADNVKLDLDVIKPEMVEPSSSSVVPDGGEMHPMDVEEPHEKKVPVEETDNNHATNADLNKKNDSADMGSSEKLNLDRSSGDDSMEEDILESKQIDSKYNSDEVGDRSEQTEVLVVKEEGHVNVVGDVPSADKKGIHVETKDRPVAPPEKRKLQDTAGGNIESSKRQRRWNAESLKVPEPLSSNLSPSTTPKDAFQATTLKRNFSRSDSTVSEDAPKERVVPPSPKPPTNSLRIDRFLRPFTLKAVQELLGKTGSVTSFWMDHIKTHCYVSYASVEEAMETRNAVYNLQWPSNGGRLLVAEFVDPQEVKMRVEAPQAPAAPVNVGPTVPPSPPAKQPQPPPRKQVTRQQLPPPPPLPPPPPLSNPPQTRERLPLPPPPPLPEKVDPPIVTLDDLFQKTKATPRIYYLPLSEEQVAAKLKAQGKNTKQ; encoded by the exons ATGTCATCCCCTTATCAAGTTCTTGATAATCGGCCAATTGATCAGTGGAGAGTTACAGAGTTAAAAGAAGAACTCAAGAGACGAAAATTGACGACAAAGGGTTTGAAGGAGGATCTGGTTAAAAGGTTGGATGAAGTACTTCGTAATGAAAGGGAAAATGCCGAGGAGGATGTTGATAATGGTTTTGATCATCCTCCTTCACCTGAAGCCATGAACAAAGCTGCAGAGGAAGCGCTGCTTGTTACGAAAACTGATAATGAACATGTGGCTATTAGTGATTACAGAAACAAGAAAGTGGATGGTGCTACAATTCAGGTTGACATTGATGACAGTGCTGCTGCCTTGGTTCAAAGGAAAGATTTAGAGGAAATAACTGGTGGTACTGATTCTATGGTAGATAAGAAGCAAGATATTCATGCAATTTCTGTCAAAACCAGCACCATGGTTAGTGAGAGTGTGGTATCTGAAAAGGCACAGGGTGGGCAAGAGGAGCAGAACAATGAAACCCAGAAGGAGAGAGGGGCTTCAAAGCCCCAGCCGGAGGAGGATTCAAAGTCTACACATGATGATGTCATGCTCAAGTCTTCTGATCCAAACAACCAGGTATCTGAGGTCAGCCCTGTTTTAGGGTTTCAAGTAAAATCTGATTCTATTTCTACTGATTCTGTGTCaattaatgaaaagaatgaaCTAAAGGATAACATAATTGCTGATAATGTGAAATTAGACCTAGATGTTATTAAACCTGAGATGGTGGAACCATCATCCAGCAGTGTTGTACCAGATGGTGGCGAAATGCATCCAATGGATGTTGAAGAGCCACATGAGAAAAAAGTACCTGTTGAAGAAACAGATAACAACCATGCTACAAATGCGGACCTGAACAAGAAGAATGATAGTGCAGATATGGGATCTtcagagaaattgaatttagacaGAAGTTCTGGTGATGATTCCATGGAAGAGGATATATTAGAGAGTAAGCAAATCGATTCGAAGTATAATTCTGATGAAGTGGGGGACAGGAGTGAGCAAACTGAAGTGCTTGTTGTAAAGGAGGAAGGTCATGTTAATGTTGTGGGCGATGTTCCATCTGCTGACAAGAAAGGGATCCATGTCGAGACTAAGGACAGGCCTGTTGCACCCCCTGAGAAAAGGAAGCTTCAAG ATACAGCAGGTGGGAACATCGAGTCTTCAAAGAGACAACGCAGGTGGAATGCTGAAAGCCTCAAAGTTCCTGAACCACTAAGCTCTAATCTTTCTCCTTCCACAACACCTAAGGATGCTTTTCAGGCTACTACTTTAAAACGAAATTTCTCCAGATCTGATTCTACAGTCAGTGAGGATGCGCCTAAGGAACGTGTCG TTCCACCATCACCAAAACCTCCTACTAATTCCCTAAGAATTGATCGTTTCCTGCGTCCTTTTACCCTGAAAGCTGTGCAAGAACTCCTAGGAAAAACTGGAAGTGTCACCAGTTTCTGGATGGACCACATAAAAACACACTGCTATGTCTCT TATGCATCAGTGGAGGAAGCCATGGAGACACGAAATGCAGTATATAACCTACAATGGCCTTCAAATGGAGGACGCCTCCTGGTGGCTGAATTTGTTGACCCTCAAGAAGTCAAAATGCGGGTGGAGGCTCCTCAGGCTCCGGCTGCTCCTGTCAATGTTGGTCCTACTGTTCCTCCTTCACCACCTGCCAAGCAGCCTCAGCCTCCCCCTCGTAAGCAGGTTACACGGCAGCAGCTTCCACCCCCACCCCCTCTTCCACCTCCACCACCTTTGTCAAACCCACCCCAAACTAGGGAGCGGCTTCCtcttccacctccacctccactaCCTGAAAAAGTTGACCCTCCCATCGTAACACTGGATGATCTATTTCAGAAAACTAAAGCAACTCCTCGAATCTACTACCTACCCTTGTCTGAAGAACAAGTTGCTGCAAAACTTAAGGCACAGGGCAAAAACACAAAGCAGTAG
- the LOC117919195 gene encoding ribosome biogenesis protein TSR3 homolog — translation MGHNKARRFKGHQSHRGQSSRFQEPPREYDSLPTDQAEEEELSVPKVQLAMWDFGQCDAKKCTGRKLSRFGLLKELRVTSGFGGIALSPVGNQCVSKEDYILIKRKGLAVVDCSWARLSDVPFTKLRCAAPRLLPWLVAANPVNYGRPCELSCVEALSAALFICGEEETANLLLGKFKWGHAFFSLNRELLKAYSKCENGAEIISVQNAWLSQQRLQVQKALPDDEGAGVSSQNDDEGSCDDSEDGLPPLEKNLNHVNLEESDSEDGLPPLEKNLNHLNLEESDSEDGLPPLEKNLNHLNLEKGDEESE, via the exons ATGGGTCACAACAAAGCTAGACGCTTCAAAGGCCACCAATCCCACAGAGGCCAAAGCAGTAGATTCCAAGAACCTCCAAG GGAATACGATTCTCTTCCAACCGATCAAG CGGAAGAAGAGGAGCTTTCTGTTCCGAAAGTTCAGCTTGCTATGTGG GATTTTGGACAATGTGATGCAAAAAAGTGCACGGGACGCAAACTTTCAAGATTCGGCCTGCTGAAA GAGTTGCGGGTGACTAGTGGCTTTGGTGGCATTGCTTTGAG TCCTGTTGGGAATCAATGTGTCTCAAAAGAAGATTATATCttaataaagagaaaaggaTTAGCAGTTGTGGATTGTTCGTGGGCACGCTTGAGTGATGTTCCTTTCACAAAGCTGCGATGTGCTGCTCCTCGCCTCC TACCATGGCTGGTGGCAGCAAACCCAGTAAATTATGGTCGACCATGTGAGCTCTCTTGTGTGGAAGCATTATCTGCAGCTTTATTTATATG TGGGGAAGAGGAAACTGCAAATTTGTTGCTAGGCAAGTTCAAATGGGGCCATGCTTTCTTCTCTCTCAACAG GGAACTCCTGAAGGCATACTCTAAATGCGAAAACGGAGCTGAAATTATATCAGTTCAAAATGCTTGGCTTTCCCAACAAAGGCTACAGGTCCAGAAGGCACTCCCAGATGATGAAG GAGCAGGTGTGTCAtctcaaaatgatgatgaaggCTCATGCGATGATTCTGAAGACGGGCTTCCACCTcttgaaaagaatttaaatcatGTAAACTTAGAGGAAAGCGATTCTGAAGACGGGCTTCCACCTcttgaaaagaatttaaatcatCTTAACTTGGAGGAAAGCGATTCTGAAGACGGACTTCCACCTcttgaaaagaatttaaatcatCTGAACTTGGAGAAAGGGGATGAAGAAAGTGAGTAA